In the genome of Cryptomeria japonica chromosome 8, Sugi_1.0, whole genome shotgun sequence, one region contains:
- the LOC131040778 gene encoding low affinity inorganic phosphate transporter 1: MAENNNLQVLKALDVAKTQWYHFTAIIIAGMGFFTDAYDLFCISTVTKLLGRFYYTDLTKAKPGVLPPNVSAAVNGVALCGTLAGQLFFGWLGDKMGRKKVYGMTLMVMVICSIASGLSFGHTAKSVMTSLCFFRFWLGFGIGGDYPLSATIMSEYANKKTRGAFIAAVFAMQGFGILTGGAVAIIVSAAFKNKFKAPAYMDDHKASTVAEADFVWRLILMFGAVPAGLTYYWRMKMPETARYTALVARNAKQAAADMSKVLNVEIVEDKSKVDEIERKEEGYGLFSKEFARRHGLHLMGTTTTWFLLDIAFYSQNLFQKDIFTAVGWLPAAKKMNALEEVYRIARAQSIIALCSTVPGYWFTVALIDRMGRFSIQLMGFFFMTVFMFALAIPYNHWRGTKCGDNYCDGNHIAFVVLYSFTFFFANFGPNSTTFIVPAEVFPARLRSTCHGISAAAGKAGAIIGAFGFLYAAQSTHQSEVDAGYKKGIGIKNSLIVLGVINALGFLFTFLVPETKGKSLEELSGENEEQQTDIELSA; encoded by the coding sequence ATGGCTGAGAACAATAATCTGCAAGTGCTGAAGGCGTTGGACGTTGCGAAAACTCAATGGTACCACTTCACAGCAATTATCATAGCAGGTATGGGCTTCTTCACAGATGCCTATGACCTCTTCTGCATTTCCACAGTCACTAAACTTCTGGGAAGATTCTATTACACTGATTTAACCAAAGCGAAGCCTGGAGTTCTTCCTCCGAACGTCTCTGCCGCCGTCAATGGAGTGGCCCTGTGCGGAACTCTCGCTGGACAGCTCTTCTTCGGATGGCTGGGAGACAAGATGGGGCGGAAGAAAGTGTACGGAATGACACTGATGGTCATGGTGATCTGCTCCATAGCCTCAGGTCTCTCCTTTGGCCACACGGCCAAATCTGTGATGACATCTCTGTGCTTCTTCCGATTCTGGCTGGGCTTCGGCATCGGTGGAGATTATCCTCTGTCGGCCACAATCATGTCCGAGTACGCAAACAAGAAAACCAGAGGAGCGTTCATAGCTGCCGTTTTCGCCATGCAAGGATTCGGGATTCTCACCGGCGGTGCAGTCGCCATAATTGTTTCGGCAGCGTTCAAGAACAAATTTAAGGCTCCGGCCTATATGGATGATCACAAAGCATCCACTGTCGCTGAAGCAGATTTCGTTTGGAGGTTAATTCTCATGTTTGGAGCTGTCCCTGCGGGTTTGACCTACTACTGGCGGATGAAAATGCCCGAGACCGCCCGTTACACGGCCCTTGTGGCCCGGAACGCCAAGCAGGCCGCGGCCGACATGTCAAAAGTCCTGAACGTTGAAATCGTGGAGGACAAATCCAAGGTGGACGAGATTGAAAGAAAAGAAGAGGGCTACGGTTTATTCTCCAAGGAATTCGCAAGGCGTCATGGGCTTCATCTGATGGGCACCACAACCACCTGGTTTCTCCTCGACATCGCTTTCTACAGCCAAAATCTTTTCCAAAAGGACATCTTCACAGCCGTCGGATGGCTCCCTGCGGCGAAAAAAATGAACGCACTGGAAGAAGTGTACCGCATTGCTAGAGCACAGTCAATCATTGCTCTGTGTTCTACAGTCCCCGGGTACTGGTTTACAGTCGCTTTGATCGATCGCATGGGTCGGTTCTCCATTCAATTGATGGGATTCTTCTTCATGACGGTCTTCATGTTTGCCCTAGCCATTCCGTACAACCATTGGCGAGGCACCAAATGTGGCGACAACTATTGTGACGGAAACCATATCGCCTTTGTTGTTCtctactccttcaccttcttcttcgCTAATTTTGGTCCCAACAGCACCACATTCATCGTCCCGGCGGAGGTTTTTCCTGCCAGGCTTCGATCCACCTGTCATGGCATATCGGCGGCGGCGGGGAAAGCCGGCGCTATAATTGGAGCCTTCGGATTTCTGTACGCCGCCCAGAGTACTCATCAAAGTGAGGTGGATGCCGGCTACAAGAAGGGTATCGGGATTAAGAACTCTTTGATTGTTTTAGGAGTAATAAATGCTCTCGGCTTTCTGTTCACCTTTCTGGTGCCTGAGACGAAAGGGAAATCTCTGGAAGAACTTTCCGGCGAGAATGAAGAACAGCAAACTGATATTGAATTGTCTGCTTGA
- the LOC131040935 gene encoding inorganic phosphate transporter 1-4-like yields the protein MANERLEVLNALDTAKTQWYHFTAIIVAGMGFFTDAYDLFCITTVTKLLGRLYYYNPLSTEPGALPYKVESAVVGVALCGTLAGQLFFGWLGDKMGRKKVYGMTLMLMVVCSIASGLSLGHTSKSVMGTLCFFRFWLGVGIGGDYPLSATIMSEYANQKTRGAFIAAVFAMQGFGILAGAAVSVIVSAAFKAYFKAPSYEDAVHVIGQRDPSTVPEADFVWRIILMFGAVPAALTFYSRSKMPETARFTALVAKNAKQAAADMSKVLNVEIEEEKTEKVWSTDSDYGLLSAEFMKRHGLHLLGTTSTWFLLDVAFYSQNLFQKDIFKSVGWLKGGKAVNGIQEVYNISVAQAKIALLATVPGYWFTVALVDIIGRFAIQLMGFFFMTVFMLALAIPYEHWKNDNTIGFVVLFAFTFFFANFGPNATTFIVPAEVFPARLRSTCHGISAAWGKAGAIVGNFAIGRLSTKGPSHVRIALIILAVTNALGFVFTFLVPETKGRSLEEISGEKDNEDVEMEEV from the coding sequence ATGGCGAACGAGCGGTTAGAGGTGTTGAATGCACTGGACACGGCCAAAACCCAATGGTACCACTTCACTGCCATCATTGTTGCAGGCATGGGCTTCTTCACGGACGCCTATGATCTTTTCTGCATAACAACTGTCACAAAACTCTTGGGACGCCTTTACTATTACAATCCATTGAGTACAGAACCTGGCGCCTTGCCCTACAAAGTCGAGTCGGCCGTCGTGGGGGTTGCCTTATGCGGAACGCTAGCCGGGCAGCTCTTCTTCGGGTGGCTGGGAGACAAAATGGGGCGCAAGAAAGTGTACGGCATGACGCTGATGCTCATGGTGGTCTGCTCCATAGCATCAGGTCTGTCCTTGGGCCACACGTCGAAATCCGTGATGGGCACGCTGTGTTTCTTCAGATTCTGGCTGGGCGTGGGCATAGGTGGAGATTATCCCTTGTCTGCGACCATCATGTCGGAGTATGCGAACCAGAAGACCCGAGGGGCCTTCATTGCGGCGGTGTTCGCCATGCAAGGTTTCGGCATCCTTGCCGGCGCTGCAGTGAGCGTTATTGTGTCGGCGGCATTCAAGGCCTATTTCAAAGCCCCCTCGTACGAAGATGCAGTTCATGTGATTGGCCAACGGGACCCATCAACCGTTCCAGAGGCTGATTTTGTGTGGAGGATCATTCTCATGTTCGGAGCCGTTCCAGCCGCTCTAACATTCTACTCTCGCTCGAAAATGCCCGAGACAGCTCGATTCACCGCCCTGGTCGCAAAGAACGCCAAGCAAGCTGCAGCGGACATGTCCAAAGTTCTCAATGTAGAGATCGAAGAAGAGAAAACCGAAAAAGTCTGGTCTACTGATTCCGACTACGGGTTACTTTCAGCAGAATTCATGAAGCGCCATGGGCTGCATCTTCTGGGTACTACCAGTACCTGGTTTCTTCTTGACGTGGCCTTCTACAGCCAAAATCTGTTTCAGAAGGACATCTTTAAGTCTGTCGGGTGGTTGAAGGGAGGCAAGGCTGTGAATGGTATTCAAGAAGTGTACAATATCTCTGTAGCGCAGGCAAAAATTGCACTTCTTGCAACTGTTCCCGGGTACTGGTTCACAGTCGCCCTCGTCGACATCATAGGTAGATTTGCCATTCAGCTGATGGGCTTCTTCTTTATGACAGTCTTTATGTTGGCCCTCGCCATCCCGTATGAACATTGGAAGAACGACAATACCATAGGCTTTGTCGTTCTCTTTGCATTCACCTTCTTCTTCGCCAATTTTGGTCCCAACGCCACCACTTTCATCGTCCCGGCGGAGGTCTTCCCGGCGAGGCTCCGTTCGACATGTCATGGAATATCTGCTGCATGGGGAAAGGCTGGAGCCATTGTTGGAAACTTCGCCATCGGTAGACTGTCGACTAAAGGACCTTCTCATGTGAGGATAGCTCTCATTATACTCGCAGTTACAAATGCTCTGGGCTTTGTTTTCACTTTTCTGGTACCTGAAACAAAGGGTAGATCGTTGGAGGAGATATCTGGTGAGAAAGATAATGAAGATGTGGAGATGGAAGAGGTTTAG